From Enhydrobacter sp., the proteins below share one genomic window:
- a CDS encoding glutathione S-transferase family protein, producing the protein MLLIGPNRSPYTRRVAIVLKVYGLPCEQRPLSGFDDRDAVRSFNPLGRIPALVLDSGETLVDSNAILDHLDELVGPERALIAGSGTERRAVLRACAILMGVCDKVLQAAYHRNHVPPDKRHQPWIDDCAAQAGAALVAIEQTLDATQPFLLFDRLTHADVAAVVAERFARGGLGLDTARQVPRLAALTKRLGVRPDFQVAEHPR; encoded by the coding sequence ATGCTCCTGATCGGCCCCAATCGCTCGCCCTACACGCGTCGAGTCGCGATCGTGCTCAAGGTCTATGGCCTGCCCTGCGAGCAGCGGCCGTTGTCGGGCTTCGACGACCGCGACGCGGTGCGCTCCTTCAATCCGTTGGGCCGCATTCCGGCGCTCGTTCTGGACTCGGGCGAGACGCTGGTCGACAGCAACGCCATTCTCGATCATCTCGACGAGCTGGTCGGTCCCGAGCGCGCGCTGATCGCAGGATCGGGGACGGAGCGCCGCGCGGTGCTGCGGGCGTGCGCGATCCTGATGGGCGTCTGCGACAAGGTCCTGCAGGCCGCCTATCACCGCAACCACGTGCCCCCGGATAAGCGCCATCAGCCGTGGATCGACGATTGCGCCGCGCAGGCCGGGGCGGCTCTTGTCGCCATCGAGCAGACGCTCGATGCGACGCAACCGTTCCTCCTGTTCGATCGGTTGACCCATGCCGATGTCGCTGCCGTCGTCGCCGAGCGCTTCGCGCGTGGCGGGCTCGGACTCGACACCGCGAGGCAGGTGCCGCGTCTCGCCGCGCTCACGAAGCGCCTCGGCGTGCGACCCGATTTCCAGGTCGCCGAGCATCCGCGATGA
- a CDS encoding response regulator has translation MTALDLARDPRPAASPAPSAVASRTAVRRPSLLARGIWLAVAYLVVTGGMLLALLMQLREEAIDARKRELAAFAQLTASHTFEVALALEQSLRLAELTLTVATESGAATQETIGPMLREVVRGSRALEDVVVLDARGRVIFQAVGTGAVGRDWSNRSYFERARGASARFELAAPTRDGAAGAAQGWSIPVIQPWRKEGQFAGAIVGLMAPEVFDKSWTFDAEVDGLSIALVDNGGRAIMRRPFVDSLAGRPLGGPELVAQLARERAAGALDLADPADGGNGLVAYRRLTAYPELVVLVAQPLDAALADWRRIAWISGGCWVLASLALGGLGLWLVREMKARGALENRYEALFNSIPHPVILSDHESGRLLACNEAAAATYGAPFDGTAGDTALLPSDFAVLRARRGELSRDFACFIGDQRHIDRHGRPIDLELMVRLVDHDGRPADLTVAVDVTDRMKAERARRAAEDQLRQSQKMDTLGQLSGGIAHDFNNVLMVIVDTADEISEIENLPAEARRAAARISDSAGRAEELTRKMLAFSRRQPLRPRPVDVNDLVADTGKLLRRTLGEQIEIDSILADDLWPAEVDPVQLETSLVNLCLNARDAMPRGGRVLVETSNVRLDAAPAAARSGPAAGDFVAIRVSDSGHGILPGDIDKIFEPFFTTKASGKGSGLGLSMVYGFVRQSNGHIEVESELDRGTTFTLYLPRHRGSAVLTVAPSRAAMTGGSERVLVVEDDAHVRAAVVRQLQSLGYDVTSAENGAAGMAALEQAAFDLLLTDVVMPGGMNGKMLADEAARRWPAMAVVFMSGYTDNALIFGGAIADDIRLLGKPFRKRDLAQMIREALDVRPGAAGGPSS, from the coding sequence ATGACCGCCCTCGACCTCGCCCGCGATCCCCGCCCGGCCGCATCTCCCGCCCCGTCGGCCGTCGCGTCGCGCACGGCCGTACGACGGCCCAGCCTGCTGGCGCGCGGCATCTGGCTGGCGGTCGCCTACCTCGTCGTCACGGGTGGCATGCTGCTGGCCCTGCTGATGCAACTGCGCGAGGAGGCGATCGACGCACGCAAGCGCGAGCTCGCCGCCTTCGCCCAGTTGACGGCGAGCCACACCTTCGAGGTGGCGCTGGCGCTCGAGCAGTCGCTGAGGCTGGCGGAGCTCACCCTCACGGTGGCCACGGAATCGGGCGCCGCGACGCAGGAAACGATCGGACCCATGCTGCGCGAGGTGGTGCGCGGCTCTCGCGCGCTCGAGGACGTGGTCGTGCTGGATGCGCGCGGCCGCGTGATCTTCCAGGCCGTCGGCACTGGCGCCGTCGGACGCGACTGGTCGAACCGATCCTATTTCGAGCGGGCGCGCGGCGCTTCGGCGCGGTTCGAACTGGCGGCGCCGACGCGCGACGGCGCGGCCGGCGCGGCCCAGGGCTGGTCGATCCCGGTCATCCAGCCGTGGCGCAAGGAGGGCCAGTTCGCCGGCGCCATCGTCGGCCTGATGGCCCCCGAGGTGTTCGACAAGAGCTGGACCTTCGACGCGGAGGTCGACGGCTTGAGCATCGCGCTCGTGGACAACGGAGGGCGGGCGATCATGCGCCGGCCGTTCGTCGACTCGTTGGCTGGACGGCCGCTGGGCGGCCCCGAACTGGTCGCGCAACTCGCGCGCGAGCGTGCTGCCGGCGCACTCGATCTCGCAGATCCCGCCGACGGAGGGAACGGCCTCGTCGCCTATCGTCGACTCACCGCCTACCCCGAGCTGGTCGTGCTGGTGGCGCAGCCGCTCGACGCCGCCCTGGCCGACTGGCGGCGCATCGCCTGGATCTCGGGCGGCTGCTGGGTGCTGGCGTCGCTGGCGCTGGGCGGCCTCGGCCTGTGGCTGGTGCGGGAGATGAAGGCGCGCGGCGCGCTCGAGAACCGCTACGAGGCACTGTTCAACTCGATCCCCCATCCGGTGATCCTGTCCGATCACGAAAGCGGACGGCTGCTCGCCTGCAACGAGGCGGCGGCAGCCACCTACGGTGCGCCGTTCGACGGCACGGCCGGCGACACCGCACTCCTGCCGTCCGACTTCGCGGTGCTGCGCGCGCGGCGCGGCGAGTTGTCCCGCGACTTCGCCTGCTTCATCGGCGACCAGCGCCACATCGACCGGCACGGCCGGCCGATCGACCTCGAGCTGATGGTCCGTCTGGTCGATCACGACGGCAGGCCGGCCGATCTCACGGTCGCGGTCGACGTCACGGACCGCATGAAGGCGGAGCGGGCGCGGCGCGCGGCCGAGGACCAGTTGCGCCAGTCGCAGAAGATGGACACGCTCGGCCAGCTCAGCGGCGGCATCGCGCACGACTTCAACAACGTGCTCATGGTGATCGTCGATACCGCCGACGAGATATCCGAGATCGAGAACCTGCCGGCGGAGGCGCGCCGGGCTGCCGCGCGCATTTCCGACTCCGCCGGACGGGCCGAGGAGCTGACGCGCAAGATGCTCGCCTTCTCGCGCCGACAGCCGCTCAGGCCGCGCCCGGTCGACGTCAACGACCTGGTGGCCGACACCGGCAAGCTGCTGAGGCGCACGCTCGGCGAGCAGATCGAGATCGATTCGATCCTGGCGGATGATCTGTGGCCGGCCGAGGTCGACCCCGTCCAGCTCGAGACGTCGCTGGTCAATCTCTGCCTCAATGCGCGCGACGCCATGCCCAGGGGCGGGCGCGTGCTGGTCGAGACGTCGAACGTGAGGCTCGACGCGGCGCCGGCGGCCGCGCGATCCGGCCCCGCCGCCGGTGACTTCGTGGCGATCCGCGTGAGCGACAGCGGCCACGGTATCCTGCCGGGCGACATCGACAAGATCTTCGAGCCCTTCTTCACCACCAAGGCGAGCGGCAAGGGGTCGGGTCTCGGCCTCAGCATGGTCTACGGCTTCGTGCGGCAGTCGAACGGCCACATCGAGGTCGAAAGCGAGCTCGATCGCGGCACCACTTTCACGCTCTATCTGCCGCGGCATCGCGGCTCAGCCGTCCTGACCGTCGCACCGTCGCGGGCCGCCATGACCGGCGGCAGCGAGCGCGTCCTGGTGGTCGAGGACGACGCCCATGTGCGCGCCGCCGTGGTGCGCCAATTGCAGAGCCTCGGCTACGACGTGACGTCGGCCGAGAACGGCGCGGCCGGCATGGCCGCGCTGGAGCAGGCCGCTTTCGACCTGCTGCTGACCGACGTCGTCATGCCGGGCGGCATGAACGGCAAGATGTTGGCCGACGAGGCGGCACGACGCTGGCCGGCCATGGCCGTCGTCTTCATGTCGGGCTACACCGACAACGCGCTGATCTTCGGTGGAGCGATCGCCGACGACATTCGGCTGCTCGGCAAGCCCTTCCGCAAGCGCGACCTTGCACAGATGATCCGCGAGGCGCTCGACGTGCGGCCGGGCGCGGCCGGCGGACCGTCGTCATGA
- a CDS encoding DUF3987 domain-containing protein, with translation MPPDEKTGPTADTLPWQTIAPDLLGVPRRRPPAFPLRVLPGRWREWVELGAHAQPAPDPLALAMMGAVSAVCGGGVVVHVTQHWREPLLLWLALVGEASSGKSAALAAGRRLLDPLQPDEGDTCFPRCMLLSDPDHWLIRASARRNPRGVMLWRDDLADWLRTRARGEHQADMVAGWSAGRVLRAENPVEEAAEPLALALAGTLDAARLDSLVGAEAAASRLLFAWPEASDRVSLTQPDVDDAPVVAMLRRIGGLMGPAGEPSVIGLEDPTRAQFEEIVGLLRQHARQCDGLEAAWVGKGASAIARIAAMFELMDWAPDETRAYPEGVTLARLEDAWTLWSEYLLPQAEDVFGRVGSTDLDRLGRRVVRWLKRTRHARVSARTIRREALAEAVDAENTETVIALLEAGGVLRLPPPTVPGPGRKSRQWEVNPALR, from the coding sequence CTGGCAGACGATCGCGCCCGACCTGCTCGGCGTACCGCGGCGCCGGCCGCCCGCCTTCCCGTTGCGGGTGCTGCCCGGGCGCTGGCGCGAGTGGGTAGAGCTGGGAGCGCACGCGCAGCCCGCGCCCGACCCGCTCGCCCTCGCGATGATGGGGGCCGTCAGCGCGGTGTGCGGCGGCGGTGTCGTCGTGCACGTGACGCAGCACTGGAGGGAGCCGCTGCTGCTCTGGCTGGCGCTGGTCGGCGAGGCGTCGAGCGGCAAGTCGGCGGCGCTCGCGGCCGGCCGCCGGTTGCTCGATCCGCTCCAGCCCGACGAGGGCGACACCTGCTTTCCGCGCTGCATGCTGCTGTCCGATCCGGACCATTGGCTGATCCGCGCCAGCGCGCGGCGCAATCCGCGCGGCGTCATGCTGTGGCGCGACGACCTCGCCGACTGGCTCCGCACCAGGGCGCGCGGCGAGCACCAGGCCGACATGGTCGCGGGCTGGAGCGCCGGCCGGGTCCTGCGCGCGGAGAACCCGGTCGAGGAAGCGGCCGAGCCGCTGGCGCTCGCCCTCGCCGGCACACTCGACGCGGCCCGGCTCGACAGCCTCGTCGGCGCCGAGGCCGCCGCCTCGCGCCTGCTGTTCGCCTGGCCGGAAGCGTCGGACCGGGTGTCGCTCACACAGCCCGACGTCGACGACGCCCCCGTCGTGGCGATGCTGCGCCGCATCGGCGGCCTCATGGGGCCGGCCGGAGAGCCGTCCGTCATCGGCCTGGAGGATCCGACGCGCGCGCAGTTCGAGGAGATCGTCGGATTGCTGCGACAGCATGCCCGGCAGTGCGACGGGCTGGAGGCCGCCTGGGTCGGCAAGGGCGCCTCGGCGATCGCGCGGATCGCGGCGATGTTCGAACTGATGGACTGGGCGCCGGACGAGACGCGCGCCTATCCGGAGGGCGTGACGCTGGCGCGCCTGGAGGATGCCTGGACCCTGTGGTCGGAGTATCTCCTGCCGCAGGCCGAGGACGTGTTCGGCCGCGTCGGCTCGACCGATCTCGACCGGCTGGGTCGCCGCGTCGTGCGCTGGCTGAAGCGGACGCGCCATGCCCGCGTCTCGGCGAGGACGATCCGGCGCGAGGCTCTCGCGGAAGCCGTCGATGCCGAGAACACCGAAACCGTCATCGCGCTGCTCGAAGCCGGAGGCGTGCTGCGCCTACCGCCGCCCACCGTCCCGGGGCCCGGGAGGAAGTCACGCCAGTGGGAAGTCAATCCGGCGCTGCGTTGA
- a CDS encoding response regulator, producing the protein MPESAPASAPCVLVVDDDDNVRRVVLRQLARLGYRTVEAADGAGALARLAETGDVALLLVDVSMPGGMNGPEVAEHARRTRPGLKVLFASGNVDQQIAASEDFIVKPYRKEELARKLHEILPSGPHPLQPGARP; encoded by the coding sequence ATGCCTGAGAGCGCACCCGCCTCCGCCCCCTGTGTGCTCGTGGTCGACGACGACGACAATGTACGCCGTGTCGTCTTGCGGCAGCTTGCCCGGCTGGGCTACCGGACGGTCGAGGCAGCCGACGGCGCCGGTGCGCTCGCCCGACTGGCCGAGACGGGCGACGTGGCGCTGCTGCTGGTCGATGTCTCGATGCCGGGCGGCATGAACGGTCCCGAGGTCGCCGAGCACGCCCGCCGCACACGGCCCGGACTCAAGGTGCTGTTCGCCTCGGGCAACGTCGATCAGCAGATCGCCGCGAGCGAGGATTTCATCGTCAAGCCGTACCGCAAGGAAGAGCTTGCCCGGAAGCTGCACGAGATCCTGCCGTCCGGACCACATCCACTCCAGCCAGGGGCCCGACCATGA
- a CDS encoding MASE4 domain-containing protein, with protein sequence MALAADVDQGLGRSTVFLSLLPPSRTDRRVALAVAVFLVVAFVALVPFAKEPLAPLPPFIPSYQSALLLCDLMTAAVLFGQFSIQRSPGLLILATAYLFTAFAIVPHTLSFPGLFAPGGAIGGGTQTTVWLYMLWHGVFPLMVAAYALTKSADRRLEPARLWIPLAVAGALAAVVAGTLMTTAGHDLLPVLLKPDNTYTTAMYVVITSIWALNIVALAALLARPPHRTLDLWLMVVMVAWIGDVGLSATFNAKRFDVGFYFGRAYGLLAAGFVLMMLLLETRALYARLAGNLAREREAAQRRSRRVFETSQDVILVTDAYGTVVEISPSCTEAIGYAPNELIGRNGMEFVFPGDLEATRQEMREARQNSEARHYSCRYRHKNGRVVTMEWNAVWSEADRLHFFIGRDMTAMEAKEAQLRQAHKMEAVGQLTGGVAHDFNNILMVIQANVEELLEDPSLSAEHRELLASIATSGERAAEMTRRLLAFSRKQRLNPQPTDLTKLVASIDKLLQRTLGQQIRIETILENELWTTDVDRSQLESAIVNLAVNARDAMPEGGQLLIETANVHLDEDYATLNPGVTAGAYVMVAVTDSGTGIPRDILDKVFDPFFTTKETGKGTGLGLSMVYGFIKQSEGHIKIYSEPGRGTTIRMYLPRSDTPLAADPPAPADMPGGRERILLVEDEPHVREAVIRQLRSLGYSVTDAASGRAALDLLESAPFDLLLTDVIMPEMDGVSLTREAAERWPGMKSLFMSGYSERGARSFGLIDGTDRILSKPFRKIDLALRVRETLDA encoded by the coding sequence ATGGCGCTGGCTGCAGACGTCGACCAGGGTTTGGGTCGGTCGACTGTCTTTCTCTCCCTTCTGCCCCCGTCGCGCACGGATCGGCGTGTTGCGCTCGCGGTCGCCGTGTTTCTCGTCGTGGCCTTCGTCGCGCTGGTTCCCTTCGCCAAGGAACCGCTGGCGCCGCTGCCACCGTTCATCCCGTCGTATCAGTCCGCCCTGCTGCTGTGCGACCTGATGACGGCGGCCGTGCTGTTCGGCCAGTTCTCCATCCAGCGCTCGCCGGGATTGCTGATCCTCGCCACCGCCTATCTCTTCACCGCCTTCGCCATCGTTCCGCACACCCTGTCCTTCCCCGGCCTGTTCGCGCCCGGCGGCGCGATCGGCGGCGGCACGCAGACCACGGTGTGGCTCTACATGCTGTGGCACGGCGTCTTTCCGCTGATGGTCGCGGCCTATGCCCTGACCAAGAGCGCCGACCGCCGGCTCGAGCCCGCGCGCCTCTGGATCCCGCTCGCCGTCGCGGGCGCCCTCGCCGCGGTCGTCGCCGGCACCTTGATGACGACGGCGGGACACGACCTGCTGCCCGTCCTGCTGAAGCCCGACAACACCTACACCACCGCGATGTACGTGGTGATCACCTCGATCTGGGCACTGAACATCGTGGCGCTGGCGGCGCTGCTGGCGCGGCCGCCCCACCGGACCCTCGACCTGTGGCTGATGGTGGTGATGGTGGCGTGGATCGGCGACGTCGGGCTGAGCGCGACCTTCAACGCCAAGCGCTTCGACGTCGGCTTCTATTTCGGACGTGCGTACGGGCTGCTCGCCGCCGGCTTCGTGCTGATGATGCTCCTGCTCGAGACGCGGGCGCTTTACGCGAGGTTGGCGGGTAACCTCGCCCGGGAGCGTGAGGCCGCCCAGCGGCGGAGCCGGCGCGTCTTCGAGACGTCGCAGGACGTCATCCTCGTCACCGACGCGTACGGCACGGTGGTCGAGATCAGCCCGAGCTGCACGGAGGCGATCGGCTACGCGCCCAACGAGCTGATCGGTCGCAACGGCATGGAGTTCGTCTTCCCGGGCGATCTCGAAGCGACGCGGCAGGAGATGCGCGAGGCGCGCCAGAACAGCGAAGCGCGCCACTATAGCTGCCGCTATCGCCACAAGAACGGCCGCGTGGTGACGATGGAATGGAATGCGGTGTGGTCGGAGGCCGACCGCCTCCACTTCTTCATCGGCCGCGACATGACGGCGATGGAGGCGAAGGAGGCCCAGCTCAGGCAGGCGCACAAGATGGAGGCGGTGGGCCAGCTCACCGGCGGCGTGGCGCACGACTTCAACAACATCCTCATGGTGATCCAGGCCAACGTCGAGGAACTGCTCGAGGATCCATCCCTGTCGGCCGAGCATCGCGAACTGCTCGCCAGCATCGCGACGTCGGGTGAGCGCGCGGCGGAGATGACCCGCCGCCTGCTCGCCTTCTCGCGCAAGCAGCGCCTCAATCCCCAGCCGACCGATCTCACCAAACTTGTCGCTAGCATCGACAAGCTGCTGCAGCGCACGCTCGGCCAGCAGATTCGCATCGAGACAATACTGGAGAACGAGCTGTGGACGACCGACGTCGATCGCTCCCAGCTCGAGTCGGCCATCGTCAACCTGGCGGTGAACGCGCGCGACGCCATGCCCGAGGGCGGCCAATTGCTGATCGAGACGGCGAACGTGCATCTCGACGAGGACTACGCGACCCTCAATCCCGGCGTGACCGCCGGCGCGTACGTCATGGTGGCGGTGACCGATTCCGGCACCGGCATCCCGCGCGACATCCTCGACAAGGTGTTCGACCCCTTCTTCACCACCAAGGAGACGGGCAAGGGCACCGGGCTCGGGCTGAGCATGGTCTACGGCTTCATCAAGCAGTCGGAGGGCCACATCAAGATCTACAGCGAGCCGGGCCGCGGCACGACCATCCGCATGTACCTGCCGCGCAGCGACACGCCGCTCGCTGCTGACCCGCCAGCGCCCGCGGACATGCCGGGCGGGCGCGAGCGCATCCTGCTGGTCGAGGACGAACCGCACGTGCGGGAGGCGGTGATACGTCAGCTGCGCAGCCTCGGCTATTCGGTGACCGACGCGGCGAGCGGCCGCGCCGCTCTCGACCTGCTCGAGTCGGCGCCGTTCGACCTGCTGCTGACCGACGTGATCATGCCGGAGATGGACGGCGTGAGCCTGACCAGGGAGGCGGCGGAGCGGTGGCCGGGCATGAAGAGCCTGTTCATGTCGGGCTACAGCGAGCGTGGGGCCAGGTCGTTCGGCTTGATCGACGGAACCGATCGCATCCTGTCAAAGCCCTTCCGCAAGATCGACCTCGCCTTGCGCGTACGCGAGACGCTCGATGCCTGA